In Streptomyces canus, one DNA window encodes the following:
- the hrpB gene encoding ATP-dependent helicase HrpB, which translates to MIRYDALDSLPVRGALPALRDALEGHGTAVLVAPPGTGKTTLVPPALAGLLDSDAPARKVVVAEPRRIAARAAARRMAWLLGEKVGGSVGYSVRGERVVGRHARLEVVTTGVLLQRLQRDQELAGVDVVVLDECHERHLDADTTAAFLWDVRQALRPELRLVAASATTDAQGWARLLGDAPVIEAEGVPHPVEVVWAPPARPVRPPHGMRVDPALLAHVASVVRRALSERQGDVLCFLPGVGEIARVAGQLGGLGDVEVLQVHGRAPAAVQDAVLAGGERRRVVLATSVAESSLTVPGVRVVIDSGLAREPRVDHARGLSALATVRASQAAGRQRAGRAGREAPGAVYRCWAEAEDARLPRFPSPEIKVADLTAFALQVACWGDPDASGLALLDPPPGGAMAAARGVLTAVGAVDADGRATARGVRLARLGLHPRLGRALLDTSGAGAETVALLSEEPPREYGDDLAAAVRTARRGGDAYAGRWRTELRRLRSASAEFTEPAAGNDGLVAALAFPERVARADSGSYLMASGTRAELSDGSPLRGSPWLAVAVADRPVGKGHARVQLAAVIDEDTARSAAASLYSEREEVHWADGDVVARRVERLGAIELAARPLRDADAVLVREALLEGLRQEGLRLLRWTPDAGVLRQRLAFLRHHLGDPWPEVSEDALHARVDEWLEPELSRARRRADLARIDAGQALQRLLPWASGEATRLEELAPERIAVPSGSRIRIDYGSPEQPVLAVKLQEMFGLQESPRIAGVPLLVHLLSPAGRPAAVTADLASFWKDGYTGVRAELRGRYPKHPWPEDPAGSEPTRHTKARLRP; encoded by the coding sequence GTGATCCGTTACGACGCCCTGGACTCCCTTCCCGTACGCGGTGCCCTGCCCGCGCTGCGCGACGCCCTGGAAGGCCACGGAACGGCCGTCCTCGTCGCCCCGCCGGGCACGGGCAAGACGACCCTCGTGCCGCCGGCCCTCGCCGGCCTGCTGGACTCGGACGCACCCGCGCGGAAGGTCGTCGTCGCCGAGCCCCGCCGGATCGCCGCCCGCGCGGCGGCCCGGCGGATGGCGTGGCTGCTGGGGGAGAAGGTCGGCGGGAGCGTCGGCTACAGCGTGCGCGGTGAGCGGGTGGTGGGACGGCACGCGCGCCTGGAGGTCGTCACGACAGGGGTGCTGCTTCAGCGGCTCCAGCGCGACCAGGAGCTGGCGGGCGTCGACGTCGTGGTGCTCGACGAGTGCCACGAACGGCACCTGGACGCGGACACGACGGCGGCCTTCCTGTGGGACGTACGGCAGGCCCTGCGGCCGGAGCTGCGGCTGGTGGCCGCGTCCGCGACGACCGACGCGCAGGGGTGGGCCCGGTTGCTGGGGGACGCGCCCGTGATCGAGGCGGAGGGTGTCCCGCATCCGGTGGAGGTCGTGTGGGCGCCGCCGGCCCGTCCGGTACGGCCGCCGCACGGCATGCGCGTCGATCCCGCACTGCTCGCGCACGTGGCGTCGGTGGTACGGCGGGCGCTGTCCGAGCGGCAGGGGGACGTGCTGTGCTTCCTGCCGGGCGTGGGCGAGATCGCGCGCGTGGCCGGGCAGTTGGGCGGTCTCGGTGACGTGGAGGTGCTCCAGGTGCACGGCCGGGCTCCGGCGGCCGTGCAGGACGCGGTGCTGGCGGGCGGGGAGCGGCGGCGGGTGGTCCTGGCGACCTCCGTGGCCGAGTCGTCCCTGACCGTGCCCGGCGTGCGGGTGGTCATCGACTCGGGGCTCGCCCGGGAGCCGCGCGTCGACCACGCGCGCGGGCTGAGCGCACTCGCGACGGTACGGGCCTCGCAGGCGGCCGGGCGCCAGCGGGCGGGCCGCGCCGGACGTGAGGCGCCGGGTGCGGTGTACCGGTGCTGGGCGGAGGCCGAGGACGCGCGTCTGCCGCGCTTCCCGTCGCCGGAGATCAAGGTGGCCGACCTGACGGCGTTCGCGTTGCAGGTGGCCTGCTGGGGCGATCCGGACGCGTCCGGGCTGGCTCTTCTGGACCCGCCGCCGGGCGGCGCGATGGCGGCCGCCCGGGGCGTGCTGACCGCCGTGGGGGCGGTGGACGCCGACGGACGGGCGACCGCGCGGGGTGTGCGCCTGGCTCGTCTGGGCCTGCATCCCCGGCTGGGGCGGGCGCTGCTGGACACCTCGGGTGCCGGCGCCGAGACGGTCGCGCTGCTGTCGGAGGAGCCGCCGCGGGAGTACGGCGACGACCTGGCGGCCGCCGTGCGGACCGCGCGGCGGGGCGGTGACGCCTATGCGGGACGGTGGCGCACAGAGCTGCGGCGGCTGCGGTCCGCCTCGGCGGAGTTCACCGAGCCGGCTGCCGGGAACGACGGTCTCGTCGCCGCGCTCGCCTTTCCCGAACGGGTCGCCAGAGCGGATTCGGGCTCCTATCTCATGGCCTCCGGCACTCGCGCCGAACTCTCCGACGGCTCCCCGCTGCGGGGCTCGCCCTGGCTCGCCGTCGCCGTGGCGGACCGGCCCGTCGGAAAGGGGCACGCGCGCGTGCAGCTCGCCGCGGTGATCGACGAGGACACGGCCCGGTCGGCGGCCGCGTCCCTGTACTCCGAGCGCGAGGAGGTGCACTGGGCCGACGGGGACGTCGTGGCACGGCGGGTGGAGCGGCTCGGCGCGATCGAGCTCGCGGCACGGCCGTTGAGAGACGCCGACGCCGTCCTCGTACGCGAGGCACTCCTCGAAGGACTCCGCCAGGAAGGGCTACGGCTGCTGCGGTGGACGCCCGACGCCGGGGTACTGCGGCAGCGGCTGGCGTTCCTGCGCCACCACCTCGGCGACCCGTGGCCCGAGGTGTCCGAGGATGCGCTCCACGCGCGCGTGGACGAGTGGCTGGAGCCCGAGCTGAGCCGTGCCCGGCGACGGGCCGACCTGGCGCGCATCGACGCCGGACAGGCACTGCAAAGGCTCCTCCCCTGGGCCTCCGGTGAGGCCACACGGCTGGAGGAGCTGGCGCCCGAGCGGATCGCCGTACCGAGTGGATCCAGGATCCGGATCGACTACGGCAGCCCCGAACAGCCCGTCCTCGCGGTGAAGTTGCAGGAGATGTTCGGGCTGCAGGAGTCGCCCCGGATCGCCGGCGTGCCCCTCCTCGTCCATCTCCTCTCCCCCGCGGGCCGCCCCGCGGCCGTCACCGCCGATCTCGCGTCCTTCTGGAAGGACGGCTACACGGGCGTCCGGGCGGAGTTGCGCGGCCGGTATCCGAAGCATCCGTGGCCCGAGGACCCGGCGGGCTCCGAGCCGACGCGGCACACCAAGGCACGGCTCAGGCCGTGA
- a CDS encoding class I SAM-dependent methyltransferase has product MREGAHPGRIAAYPAENQSHEATRTRRRPLRDVVTKVGRKSPQTNTREPIIQEPASHQQETGPDAESQATRRDADVTESSRANRGWWDRNADEYQVEHGTFLGDDRFVWGPEGLDEVEAELLGPPEDLKGRDVLEIGAGAAQCARWLAAQGARPVALDISHRQLQHALRIGTSFPLVCADAGALPFADASFDLACSAYGALPFVADPVLVLKEVRRVLRPGGRFVFSVTHPIRWAFPDEPGPEGLSVSASYFDRTPYVEQDEEGRAVYVEHHRTIGDRVRDVVAGGFRLVDLVEPEWPVWNTSEWGGWSPLRGNLIPGSAIFVCERD; this is encoded by the coding sequence ATGCGCGAAGGCGCACACCCGGGGCGGATCGCCGCATACCCGGCAGAAAACCAGTCTCACGAGGCCACGCGGACCCGCCGTCGTCCCCTTCGTGACGTCGTCACGAAGGTCGGACGGAAGAGCCCGCAGACTAATACGAGGGAGCCGATCATCCAAGAGCCCGCATCACACCAGCAGGAGACCGGTCCGGACGCGGAGTCGCAGGCCACCCGGCGTGACGCGGACGTCACCGAGAGCTCCCGGGCCAACCGGGGCTGGTGGGACCGCAACGCGGACGAGTACCAGGTCGAACACGGCACGTTCCTCGGCGACGACCGCTTCGTGTGGGGCCCCGAGGGCCTCGACGAGGTGGAGGCCGAGCTGCTGGGCCCGCCCGAGGACCTCAAGGGCCGGGACGTCCTGGAGATCGGCGCCGGCGCCGCCCAGTGCGCGCGCTGGCTGGCGGCGCAGGGAGCCCGCCCGGTCGCCCTCGACATCTCCCACCGCCAGCTCCAGCACGCCCTGCGCATCGGTACGTCCTTCCCCCTGGTGTGCGCCGACGCGGGCGCGCTGCCCTTCGCGGACGCCTCGTTCGACCTGGCGTGCTCGGCGTACGGCGCTCTGCCGTTCGTCGCCGACCCGGTACTGGTCCTCAAGGAGGTGCGGCGCGTCCTGCGCCCGGGCGGCCGCTTCGTCTTCTCTGTCACCCACCCCATCCGCTGGGCATTCCCCGACGAGCCCGGCCCCGAGGGGCTCTCCGTCTCCGCCTCCTACTTCGACCGCACGCCCTACGTCGAACAGGACGAGGAGGGCCGCGCGGTGTACGTCGAGCACCACCGCACGATCGGCGACCGGGTGCGTGACGTGGTCGCCGGCGGCTTCCGCCTGGTCGACCTGGTCGAGCCGGAGTGGCCGGTCTGGAACACCTCGGAGTGGGGCGGCTGGTCTCCCCTGCGCGGGAATCTGATCCCCGGGAGCGCGATCTTCGTGTGCGAGCGCGACTGA
- the rpsA gene encoding 30S ribosomal protein S1, giving the protein MTSSTETTSTTPQVAVNDIGNEEAFLAAIDETIKYFNDGDIVDGVIVKVDRDEVLLDIGYKTEGVIPSRELSIKHDVDPNEVVAVGDEIEALVLQKEDKEGRLILSKKRAQYERAWGTIEKIKEEDGIVTGTVIEVVKGGLILDIGLRGFLPASLVEMRRVRDLQPYVGKELEAKIIELDKNRNNVVLSRRAWLEQTQSEVRQTFLTTLQKGQVRSGVVSSIVNFGAFVDLGGVDGLVHVSELSWKHIDHPSEVVEVGQEVTVEVLDVDMDRERVSLSLKATQEDPWQQFARTHQIGQVVPGKVTKLVPFGAFVRVDEGIEGLVHISELAERHVEIPEQVVQVNDEIFVKVIDIDLERRRISLSLKQANEAFGSDPASVEFDPTLYGMAASYDDQGNYIYPEGFDPETNDWLEGFESQREVWENQYAEAQTRFEQHQQQVIKSREADAAAAAEGGDTAGAAPAAGGGGGGGGSYSSEGADTSGALASDEALAALREKLAGGQS; this is encoded by the coding sequence ATGACGAGCAGCACCGAGACCACCTCTACCACTCCGCAGGTAGCGGTCAACGACATCGGTAACGAGGAAGCCTTCCTCGCCGCGATCGACGAGACGATCAAGTACTTCAACGACGGCGACATCGTCGACGGCGTCATCGTGAAGGTCGACCGGGACGAGGTCCTGCTCGACATCGGTTACAAGACCGAAGGCGTTATCCCGAGCCGCGAGCTCTCCATCAAGCACGACGTCGACCCCAACGAGGTCGTCGCCGTGGGCGATGAGATCGAGGCCCTTGTTCTCCAGAAGGAGGACAAGGAAGGCCGCCTGATCCTCTCGAAGAAGCGCGCCCAGTACGAGCGTGCCTGGGGCACCATCGAGAAGATCAAGGAAGAAGACGGCATCGTCACCGGTACCGTCATCGAGGTCGTCAAGGGTGGTCTCATCCTCGACATCGGCCTCCGTGGCTTCCTGCCGGCGTCCCTCGTCGAGATGCGCCGCGTGCGCGACCTCCAGCCTTACGTGGGCAAGGAGCTCGAGGCCAAGATCATCGAGCTGGACAAGAACCGCAACAACGTGGTCCTGTCCCGCCGTGCCTGGCTCGAGCAGACCCAGTCCGAGGTTCGCCAGACGTTCCTCACGACCCTCCAGAAGGGTCAGGTCCGCTCCGGTGTGGTCTCCTCGATCGTCAACTTCGGTGCCTTCGTGGACCTGGGTGGCGTCGACGGACTGGTCCACGTCTCCGAGCTCTCCTGGAAGCACATCGACCACCCGTCCGAGGTTGTCGAGGTCGGCCAGGAAGTCACCGTCGAGGTTCTCGACGTCGACATGGACCGCGAGCGTGTCTCCCTGTCGCTGAAGGCGACCCAGGAAGACCCGTGGCAGCAGTTCGCCCGGACCCACCAGATCGGCCAGGTCGTGCCCGGCAAGGTCACGAAGCTGGTTCCGTTCGGTGCGTTCGTCCGCGTGGACGAGGGCATCGAGGGTCTGGTCCACATCTCCGAGCTGGCCGAGCGCCACGTGGAGATCCCGGAGCAGGTCGTCCAGGTCAACGACGAGATCTTCGTCAAGGTCATCGACATCGACCTCGAGCGCCGTCGCATCAGCCTCTCGCTGAAGCAGGCCAACGAGGCGTTCGGTTCGGACCCGGCCTCGGTCGAGTTCGACCCGACCCTGTACGGCATGGCCGCGTCCTACGACGACCAGGGCAACTACATCTACCCCGAGGGCTTCGACCCCGAGACCAACGACTGGCTCGAGGGCTTCGAATCCCAGCGTGAGGTGTGGGAGAACCAGTACGCCGAGGCGCAGACCCGCTTCGAGCAGCACCAGCAGCAGGTCATCAAGTCCCGCGAGGCCGACGCGGCTGCTGCCGCCGAGGGCGGGGACACCGCGGGTGCGGCTCCGGCCGCCGGTGGTGGCGGTGGCGGTGGCGGTTCGTACTCCTCCGAGGGTGCGGACACCTCCGGCGCGCTGGCTTCGGACGAGGCGCTTGCCGCGCTGCGCGAGAAGCTGGCGGGTGGGCAGAGCTGA
- a CDS encoding PAC2 family protein, producing the protein MLDPQGLYAWEPKGLAVVDMALAQESAGLVMLYHFDGYIDAGETGDQIVDRLLDSLPHQVVARFDHDRLVDYRARRPLLTFKRDRWTEYEEPTIDVRLVQDATGAPFLLLSGPEPDVEWERFAAAVQQIVERLGVRLSVNFHGIPMGVPHTRPVGLTPHGNRHDLVPGHRSPFDEAQVPGSAEALVEYRLMEAGHDVLGVAAHVPHYIARSTYPDAALTVLEAITAATGMVLPGIAHALRTDAHRTQTEIERQIQEGDEDLVALVQGLEHQYDAAAGAETRGNMLAEPVDIPSADEIGLEFERFLAEREGDT; encoded by the coding sequence GTGCTTGATCCGCAGGGTTTGTACGCATGGGAGCCCAAGGGCCTCGCCGTTGTAGACATGGCGCTCGCCCAGGAGTCGGCCGGCTTGGTCATGCTCTACCACTTCGACGGATACATCGACGCGGGCGAGACCGGCGACCAGATCGTCGACCGGCTGCTCGACTCGCTGCCCCACCAGGTCGTGGCCCGTTTCGACCACGACCGACTCGTCGACTACCGCGCCCGCCGTCCGCTGCTCACCTTCAAGCGCGACCGCTGGACGGAGTACGAGGAGCCCACGATCGACGTGCGGCTCGTCCAGGACGCCACCGGAGCGCCCTTCCTGCTGCTGTCGGGCCCGGAGCCGGACGTGGAGTGGGAGCGTTTCGCCGCGGCCGTCCAGCAGATCGTGGAGCGGCTCGGCGTCCGGCTGTCCGTGAACTTCCACGGCATCCCGATGGGCGTCCCGCACACCCGCCCCGTCGGCCTCACTCCGCACGGCAACCGCCACGACCTCGTCCCCGGCCACCGCAGCCCCTTCGACGAGGCGCAGGTGCCCGGCAGTGCCGAGGCCCTGGTGGAGTACCGGCTCATGGAGGCCGGTCACGACGTCCTGGGCGTCGCGGCGCACGTCCCGCACTACATCGCGCGCTCGACCTACCCGGACGCGGCCCTGACCGTCCTGGAGGCCATCACGGCCGCCACCGGCATGGTCCTGCCCGGCATCGCCCACGCCCTGCGCACCGACGCCCACCGCACCCAGACCGAGATCGAGCGCCAGATCCAGGAGGGCGACGAGGACCTCGTGGCCCTCGTCCAGGGCCTCGAGCACCAGTACGACGCGGCGGCCGGCGCGGAGACCAGGGGCAACATGCTGGCCGAGCCGGTGGACATTCCGTCGGCGGACGAGATCGGCCTGGAGTTCGAGCGCTTCCTGGCGGAACGGGAAGGCGACACCTGA
- the coaE gene encoding dephospho-CoA kinase yields MLKVGLTGGIGAGKSEVSRLLVEHGAVLIDADRIAREVVAPGTPGLAAVVAAFGEDVLAEDGGLDRPKLGSIVFADPDRLAVLNSIVHPLVGAGSRELESAAADDAVVVHDVPLLAENALAPLYDLVVVVDASPETQLDRLVRLRGMTEQDARARMAAQATREKRLEIADVVIDNDVPLEELRRRVQEVWGDLVRRARASRTSPE; encoded by the coding sequence ATGCTGAAGGTGGGCCTGACCGGCGGTATCGGCGCCGGCAAGAGTGAGGTGTCGAGGCTCCTCGTGGAGCACGGCGCCGTCCTGATCGACGCGGACCGCATCGCGCGCGAGGTCGTCGCGCCGGGCACGCCCGGCCTCGCCGCGGTCGTGGCGGCCTTCGGCGAGGACGTACTCGCCGAGGACGGCGGCCTCGACCGCCCCAAGCTGGGCTCCATCGTCTTCGCCGACCCGGACCGGCTCGCCGTACTGAACTCGATCGTGCATCCGCTGGTGGGCGCCGGTTCCCGCGAGCTCGAATCCGCCGCGGCCGACGACGCCGTCGTCGTCCACGACGTCCCCCTGCTCGCGGAGAACGCCCTCGCGCCGCTCTACGACCTCGTGGTCGTCGTCGACGCGAGCCCCGAGACCCAGCTCGACCGGCTCGTCAGGCTGCGTGGCATGACCGAGCAGGACGCACGCGCGCGTATGGCCGCCCAGGCGACACGCGAGAAGCGCCTGGAGATCGCGGACGTCGTGATCGACAACGACGTCCCCCTGGAAGAGCTGCGGCGACGCGTACAGGAGGTATGGGGCGATCTCGTACGCCGGGCACGCGCGTCCCGGACGTCTCCGGAATAG
- a CDS encoding tetratricopeptide repeat protein produces the protein MPETSGSTGRTPETHVIDFRAAEQLLSARDPRGAVKLLDSVIAAHPENTAARLLRARAFFAAAQLRPAELEFTIVLEREPDNAFAHFALARTYERQGRSDQARRHFRLAAALDPNPEFLKAARFDT, from the coding sequence GTGCCCGAGACCAGCGGATCGACCGGACGTACTCCGGAGACCCATGTCATCGACTTCCGCGCAGCGGAGCAGTTGCTCTCCGCGCGGGACCCGCGGGGCGCGGTGAAGCTGCTCGACTCCGTCATCGCCGCCCACCCGGAGAACACCGCGGCCCGGCTGCTGCGCGCGCGGGCCTTCTTCGCCGCCGCGCAACTGCGGCCCGCCGAGCTGGAGTTCACCATCGTCCTGGAGCGCGAGCCGGACAATGCCTTCGCCCACTTCGCACTCGCCCGCACCTATGAGCGACAGGGCCGGTCCGACCAGGCCAGACGTCACTTCCGGCTGGCGGCCGCGCTGGACCCGAACCCGGAGTTCCTGAAGGCGGCGCGGTTCGACACCTGA
- a CDS encoding DUF6343 family protein, whose product MRTGSEPTTARSALRMRLWLSVWGLVWAVFGTVAFALAGRPGWAIACGVLWLVITADLAMILRHIRQGPHYQPGPDIPPYRPPESRPR is encoded by the coding sequence ATGCGTACGGGCAGTGAGCCGACGACCGCGCGCAGTGCACTGCGGATGCGGTTGTGGCTGAGTGTGTGGGGACTGGTCTGGGCGGTCTTCGGTACGGTCGCGTTCGCGCTGGCGGGCCGGCCGGGGTGGGCGATCGCCTGCGGAGTGCTGTGGCTGGTGATCACCGCCGACCTCGCGATGATCCTCCGGCACATCCGTCAGGGCCCGCACTACCAGCCGGGCCCCGACATCCCGCCGTACCGCCCGCCGGAAAGCCGACCCAGGTAG
- a CDS encoding acyltransferase domain-containing protein gives MLPDADELAEVLVELAVPHEDVGELVRMGRRVMDDPELRRFLEHSVDELVRDMGRADDPVVLPELDWPAGALQRCFPVYVFVAALPHTRAYHRSRGIPAEVSRRTLADLGRNMAVHRRRYGRTGVQSPRWLTRHSRGELYQLGRLQFERTRYGPWNSRTLKPAGLDIASGTPCLSLHIPDFLGPLSPEACERSLALAAEFFARHFGEEPYGAALCHSWLLDPQLKGYLPADSNIVRFQERFRLAPEDREPEDAEPVQFVFGDPELSVESLPRRTALERAVGDHLRAGGHWYIGHGWFPW, from the coding sequence GTGCTTCCGGACGCCGATGAACTGGCCGAGGTGCTGGTGGAACTCGCTGTACCGCACGAGGACGTGGGCGAACTCGTACGGATGGGCCGGCGGGTCATGGACGACCCGGAGCTGCGGCGGTTCCTGGAACACTCCGTCGACGAACTCGTCCGGGACATGGGCAGGGCCGACGACCCGGTCGTCCTGCCCGAGCTCGACTGGCCGGCCGGCGCCCTCCAACGCTGCTTCCCCGTCTACGTGTTCGTGGCGGCGCTGCCCCACACGCGCGCGTACCACCGCTCGCGCGGCATCCCGGCCGAGGTGTCCCGGCGCACCCTCGCCGACCTCGGGCGGAACATGGCCGTGCACCGCAGGCGGTACGGCAGGACGGGTGTGCAGTCACCGCGCTGGCTGACCCGGCACTCCCGGGGCGAGCTGTACCAGCTGGGACGACTCCAGTTCGAGCGGACGCGGTACGGGCCGTGGAACAGTCGGACGCTGAAGCCTGCCGGGCTGGACATCGCCTCCGGCACGCCATGTCTGAGCCTGCACATCCCCGACTTCCTCGGCCCGCTGTCACCGGAGGCCTGCGAACGTTCGCTCGCCCTGGCCGCCGAGTTCTTCGCCCGGCACTTCGGGGAGGAGCCGTATGGTGCCGCGCTGTGCCATTCCTGGCTGCTCGACCCGCAGTTGAAGGGGTATCTGCCCGCGGACTCCAACATCGTCCGGTTCCAGGAGCGCTTCCGGCTGGCCCCCGAGGACCGGGAGCCGGAGGACGCCGAACCGGTCCAGTTCGTGTTCGGGGACCCGGAGCTGTCGGTGGAGAGCCTGCCACGCCGGACGGCGCTGGAACGGGCCGTCGGTGATCATCTGCGGGCCGGCGGGCACTGGTACATCGGACACGGCTGGTTCCCCTGGTAG
- a CDS encoding DoxX family protein, which produces MSETTVPVTRTAASSAVSPVIAESSTGRGRRARIALRTLQVVLALFYVIASALPKLIAHPSAVEGFDEMGWGSAGMYIIGVLELAGGIALLIPVLQSVAAVALSGLMVGAFVVQLTYFDGENAATPLILIVPLALIAWARRRHNADLLRLVRRRA; this is translated from the coding sequence ATGTCCGAGACCACCGTCCCCGTCACCCGTACCGCCGCTTCCTCCGCCGTCTCCCCTGTCATCGCCGAGTCCTCGACCGGACGCGGCCGCCGGGCCCGGATCGCTCTGCGCACCCTGCAGGTCGTGCTCGCCCTCTTCTACGTCATCGCGAGCGCGCTCCCCAAGCTGATCGCGCACCCCTCGGCCGTCGAGGGCTTCGACGAGATGGGCTGGGGCAGCGCGGGGATGTACATCATCGGCGTGCTCGAACTGGCAGGGGGGATCGCCCTGTTGATCCCGGTGCTGCAGTCGGTGGCGGCCGTGGCGCTGAGCGGGCTGATGGTCGGCGCGTTCGTCGTCCAGCTCACCTACTTCGACGGGGAGAACGCGGCGACTCCGCTCATCCTGATCGTCCCGCTCGCCCTGATCGCCTGGGCCCGGCGCCGGCACAACGCGGACCTGCTGCGGCTGGTGCGACGACGGGCGTGA
- a CDS encoding RNA-binding S4 domain-containing protein gives MAVDRTDDNETGGTDRAGTTAEGPDAKVAGPGLTAPEAPDPKIAAAVAAAEAAGPQSGESVRIDSWIWSVRLAKTRSAGATACRGGHVQVNGERVKPAHSLRVGDEVRVRQEGRERIVIVKRLIRKRVGAPVAVQCYVDNSPPPPPRTAVAPAGIRDRGTGRPTKRDRRELERLRGLTEGNRRTRFGGPGGSGESDAIADSGGPDGPGGPDSSGGARRSGRDRRSNRGGHSGRTGR, from the coding sequence ATGGCTGTGGATCGTACGGACGACAACGAGACCGGTGGGACGGACCGGGCCGGAACGACGGCCGAGGGTCCCGACGCGAAGGTCGCCGGTCCCGGCCTCACGGCCCCCGAGGCACCCGACCCGAAGATCGCCGCCGCGGTCGCCGCCGCGGAGGCCGCCGGACCGCAGAGCGGCGAGAGCGTGCGGATCGACAGCTGGATCTGGTCCGTACGGCTGGCCAAGACCCGTTCCGCGGGAGCCACCGCCTGCCGGGGCGGGCATGTGCAGGTGAACGGCGAGCGCGTGAAGCCCGCCCACTCGCTGCGCGTCGGCGACGAGGTGCGCGTCCGGCAGGAGGGCCGGGAGCGGATCGTCATCGTCAAGCGTCTGATTCGCAAGCGGGTCGGCGCCCCCGTGGCCGTCCAGTGCTACGTCGACAACTCTCCCCCGCCCCCGCCCCGAACGGCCGTCGCCCCCGCCGGCATCCGCGATCGCGGCACCGGCCGCCCGACCAAGCGCGACCGCCGCGAGCTGGAACGCCTGCGCGGCCTCACGGAGGGCAACCGCCGCACCCGCTTCGGCGGCCCGGGCGGGTCCGGCGAGTCGGACGCGATCGCCGACTCAGGCGGACCCGACGGCCCGGGCGGCCCCGACAGTTCGGGCGGGGCACGCCGCTCCGGCCGGGACAGGCGCTCGAACCGGGGCGGTCACTCGGGCAGAACCGGACGCTGA
- a CDS encoding uracil-DNA glycosylase, with translation MNALADLDRRIAGCRACPRLVDWREEVARTKRAAFADWTYWGRPVPGFGPADARMLIVGLAPAAHGGNRTGRMFTGDRSGDVLYQALYDIGLASQPTAVTADDGLELYGVRITSPVHCAPPANKPTPGERDTCRPWLVQELNLLRPTLRSVVVLGAFGWQAALPAFAEAGWSVPRPRPAFGHGARVRLDGLELFGCFHVSQRNTFTGKLTPEMLRDVLRTAAETAGLRGRTDENRTTRPPYDD, from the coding sequence GTGAACGCCCTCGCTGATCTCGACCGCCGGATCGCGGGCTGTCGCGCCTGCCCGCGGCTGGTCGACTGGCGGGAGGAGGTGGCCCGGACCAAGCGGGCCGCGTTCGCCGACTGGACGTACTGGGGGCGGCCGGTGCCCGGCTTCGGGCCGGCGGACGCGCGGATGCTGATCGTCGGGCTCGCGCCGGCCGCGCACGGCGGGAACCGTACCGGGCGGATGTTCACCGGTGACCGTTCCGGGGACGTGCTGTACCAGGCGCTGTACGACATCGGGCTCGCCTCGCAGCCGACCGCCGTGACCGCGGACGACGGCCTGGAGCTGTACGGCGTGCGGATCACCTCGCCCGTGCACTGCGCCCCGCCCGCCAACAAGCCCACCCCCGGCGAGCGCGACACCTGCCGGCCCTGGCTGGTCCAGGAGCTGAACCTGCTGCGGCCCACGTTGCGGAGTGTGGTCGTGCTGGGTGCCTTCGGCTGGCAGGCCGCGCTGCCCGCGTTCGCGGAGGCGGGCTGGAGCGTGCCCCGGCCGCGGCCCGCCTTCGGACACGGCGCGCGCGTCCGGCTCGACGGTCTCGAACTCTTCGGCTGTTTCCACGTCAGCCAGCGCAACACCTTCACCGGCAAGCTCACGCCCGAGATGCTGCGGGACGTGCTGCGCACGGCTGCCGAGACGGCGGGACTGCGTGGCCGTACCGACGAAAACCGGACGACGAGACCGCCGTACGACGACTAG